The following is a genomic window from Candidatus Binatia bacterium.
CGGGAAAGAACAAGCCTCTGCGCGGGTCCGTCCTGGAACAGGTCGTCAGCCGGGAGTCGCTCGAATCGACCGCCCTCGGGCACGGGATCGCTCTGCCGCATGCGCGCGTCCAAGGCCTGGACGATCTCATCTGCGCCATGGCGGTCAGCGAGAAGGGCGTGGATTTCCGAGCCGTCGATCACGGGAAGGTGCATCTGGTCTTCCTGATGCTGTACCCGCCGAACAAGCAGAGCGTCTATTTGAACTTCGTATCGGGTATCATCCGTGCTCTCCACGGCTCGGAGCGAGCAGAAGAGATCATCGAAGCCGACGACGTCGCCACGATGCTCGACATCCTTGGCAAGGGTGCCGGAGAGGTGATCGCGGCAGAGAAGGCCGCCGTGGGAAAGAAGGCCGGGATCGAGTCGCTGGATGCCGACGGGATTGCCGGAGCCGAGCTCTTCCTCCTCGCTCGACTCGAACTCTACGGCGACATGCTCGAGGGCGCGAAGAAG
Proteins encoded in this region:
- a CDS encoding PTS sugar transporter subunit IIA, yielding MDLTKHVPKRAVLPKLKATTKVEVLREMSEALLSGKNKPLRGSVLEQVVSRESLESTALGHGIALPHARVQGLDDLICAMAVSEKGVDFRAVDHGKVHLVFLMLYPPNKQSVYLNFVSGIIRALHGSERAEEIIEADDVATMLDILGKGAGEVIAAEKAAVGKKAGIESLDADGIAGAELFLLARLELYGDMLEGAKKGKTELKRRLEDIRALVSRRVLQHYDRLRKRGSPALVTFEGGVCQGCSVKLPSQQAQRIRKETKTVATCGHCHRFLYPI